In Bradysia coprophila strain Holo2 unplaced genomic scaffold, BU_Bcop_v1 contig_358, whole genome shotgun sequence, one DNA window encodes the following:
- the LOC119081285 gene encoding inactive peptidyl-prolyl cis-trans isomerase shutdown — MPVDDYYNANDLELENPLNFGDLLNKGARFTLQSNLQECNEDDELFPELMTGEEGIPFEQNEVLSPWDQPFAELIPLMTELKLTDMLDGTTYTIYKRIVKPPVDKVEISGRCRVTVDYNAYGERKTIPFDSTSMRGVPFTFETDDKSILPGFLEAVASMKREEESQFIIPYQLLYGKHGCEPRVEKEADALFVIRLIKFIHIGDEDATEKIVNNEDRKKYSVMISHVMDVKASGIDYFQRGAYVKAASAFHKAIKSLSFCRLANEEEEKECQEHLIKLHVNAMTAYNKMDNPRKACLIFNDLSRISDTKTNVKALFQHGKALISLCEYERAKSSLKRANQLKPSDNDIVNQLKILNEKHNTYKNAELNLWRKAFGNDEPVVPAQASYGVTEEFKETVQRLVTDFNKNPNESRKHIPSHLNNDEKAYIRDLIKDFNMKLVIPEVVQGKKICYLSK, encoded by the exons ATGCCGGTCGACGACTACTATAACGCTAACGATTTGGAGTTGGAGAATCCGCTGAATTTCGG AGACCTACTCAACAAAGGTGCAAGATTCACGTTACAGTCAAATTTGCAGGAATGTAACGAAGATGACGAGCTTTTCCCCGAACTAATGACTGGTGAAGAGGGAATTCCATTCGAACAGAACGAAGTTCTGTCGCCGTGGGACCAGCCGTTTGCGGAACTCATACCGTTAATGACGGAATTGAAATTAACTGATATGCTCGACGGCACTACGTACACGATTTACAAGAGAATTGTCAAGCCACCAGTTGATAAAGTGGAAATAAGCGGAAGATGTCGAGTGACGGTGGACTACAATGCATATGGTGAACGAAAGACTATTCCTTTCGACTCAACCAGCATGCGGGGTGTACCTTTTACTTTCGAAACTGatgacaaatcaattttacccGGATTTTTGGAAGCTGTTGCTTCAATGAAACGAGAAGAAGAATCTCAATTTATAATTCCATATCAACTGCTATATGGTAAGCATGGATGCGAGCCACGTGTTGAGAAGGAAGCAGACGCTCTATTCGTGATTCGATTGATTAAATTCATCCATATCGGCGATGAAGACGCAACCGAAAAGATTGTTAACAACGAAGACCGAAAGAAATACAGCGTAATGATTAGCCACGTCATGGACGTTAAGGCTAGTGGAATCGATTATTTTCAACGAGGTGCTTATGTAAAGGCAGCGTCAGCTTTCCATAAAGCCATCAAAAGTTTGAGTTTTTGTCGATTGGCcaacgaagaagaagagaaagaGTGTCAAGAACATCTCATTAAGTTACACGTGAATGCAATGACTGCATACAATAAGATGGATAATCCAAGAAAGGCTTGCCTAATTTTTAACGATCTCAGTCGTATTAGCGATACGAAGACGAATGTAAAGGCTCTTTTTCAACACGGTAAGGCATTGATTTCTTTGTGCGAATATGAACGGGCTAAGAGCTCATTGAAAAGAGCCAACCAACTGAAGCCGAGCGATAACGACATTGTTAATCAGTTGAAAATTCTCAATGAGAAACATAATACCTACAAGAACGCAGAATTGAATTTGTGGCGGAAGGCGTTCGGAAATGATGAACCTGTCGTGCCAGCACAGGCTTCTTATGGGGTTACCGAGGAATTCAAAGAGACTGTCCAACGTTTGGTCACGGATTTCAACAAGAATCCGAACGAATCCAGAAAGCATATACCCAGCCATTTGAACAATGACGAGAAGGCCTATATACGAGATTTGATTAAAGATTTCAACATGAAATTGGTTATTCCAGAGGTTGTGCAGGGTAAGAAAATTTGCTATTTGAGCAAATAA